In Streptomyces sclerotialus, the DNA window GTCACCGCACGCCGTATCGGTTCCGTTGCCTGAGACAGCGGGTGCCGCTGCCGGTAAGTGGACGATAAGATCGGCGGCCGGCCGTCCGCGCCATCCGTGGGCGGCTGTCGCCATGTCCGAGAACGAAGGAACACTGCACGATGAACTCGCCGGACAGACCCCTCACCCCGATCTACGACCAGCTCCTCGCCGAGCAGGGTGACGTCGCCACCGAGGCGCGCGAGTACGCCGAGAAGACCGAGCGGGAAGCCAACGAAGTACTGGACTTCGGCATGCCCGCGCCCTCGGCGCAGTAGTACCCGGGCACGCGGGCGACCGCGTGCCCGGGGCTTCAGTCACCGGGTACGCGCAGCGCCAGCAGGGCCACGTCGTCCTCGTTCGCGGCGTACAGGGCCCGGCTGATGAGCTGGTCGCAGAACTCGTCCAGGGAGTGGTCGGCGAGCGCGGCGGCGAAGCCGGCCAGCTGCTCCAGGCCCTCGCTCAGCGGCAGGCCACGCGCCTCGATCAGGCCGTCGGTGTAGAGCACGACCGTGCTGCGCGGCGGCAGTGCCTGCACGAAGTCGGTGCGCTCCGGCGACAGCTCCGTACCGAGTACCAGGTCGGCGGCGTCCTGCTCCAGGAAGCACACCCGGCCGTCGTCGTGGACCAGCAGCGGCGGCGGATGCCCGGCGTTGGTCCAGCGCAGCCGCCAGTCGCCGTCCCGCTCGACATGAGCGAGGATCATGGTCGCCAGCTGGACGTCGCTGATGTGCACCATCGCCCGGTCCAGCCGGTCGACGGTGACCGACGGCGCCTCGGTGTGCTCCCAGGCGAAGGCGCGCAGCATGTTGCGTACCTGCGCCATGCAGGCCGCCGCCTGCAGGTCGTGGCCCACCACGTCCCCGATGACCAGCGCCGTCGCCCCGCCGGGCAGCCGGAACACGTCGTACCAGTCGCCGCCGACCCGGGAGGCGTGCGGCGCCGGGTGGTAACGCACCGTCATCTCCAGGCCCTCGAGGTGGGGGAGCGGCGGCAGCAGATGGCGCTGCATGGTCTCGGCGACCCGCCGCTGCCGCTCGTACAGCTGCGCGTTGTCCACGGCGAGCCCGGCCCGGCGGGCGATGTCGTCGACCAGCGCCAGCTCGGCGGCGTCGAACGGCTTCTGCTGCTCCGTACGGACCAGGGTCAGCGCGCCCAGCACCTTGCCGGGCCCGCGCAGCGGCGCGATCACCGCGGACCGCATGCCGATCGCCTGGAACATCTCGCGCTGCTGGACGGCGACGCCGGAGTCCGGCGGTCCCGCGTAGTCGTCCGGCGAGACGATCCGCGGCGCGGCCCCGCGCAGCACGCTGGACAGCGGCATCCGCGACGTCTCCAGCACCGGCGGCATCGGGCCGGCCAGCTCGTCGACCCGTACGTGCTGCCCTTTCACGTGGTGCACGACGGCGACCCGGCGCAGCGAGTTCTGCTCCTCCAGCAGATCCACCACCGCCCAGTCCGCCAATCGGGGCACGACCAGCCGTACGAGCCGCTTCAGCGATTCGTCCAGGTCCAGGGTGGAGGTGAGCACCGCGGTGGTCTCGGCGACCATGGTCAGCCGGTCGGCGAGGTCGGTGAGGGCCGCGACGTTCTCCGCGTCGGCGGGCTCGTGCTCCTCCTCCGGCGGCCGCTCGAAGAAGATCACGACGGCGCCGTCCCGCGCCCCGTCCACGTGGTACGGCACGGACAGCCCGCCGACGCAGATCAGCTCCCCGTCCCCGCGCGCGAACCACTGGCAGCCGTCCAGGGACACGCTCTCGCCCGCCAGGAACGCCTGCAGCAGACGGCAGTTCGGCCGCGGCAGCCGGGTGCCGTCCGGTCTGCGGTGCAGCAGCTCGTGCGGGTCGGCGCCCAGCAGCTCGGCGGCCGGGCGGTGCAGCAGCTCCTCGGCCCTGGCGTTCACCAGGGAGATCCGGCCGAAGCCGTCCTGGACGTAGACGCCGGCCGTCAGCCCGGCGAGCACCACGGACGCAGTCTCGCTCCCGGTCGCGGGACCTGACACGGGCGGCCCTCCTCACTCACGCCACACTGACCGACGACCATCTCCAGCGTCTCGCAGGATGGCGGCCGTGGCCTGCCCGGAGCCCCGGGGGAGTGGTGTCCGCGCGGCCCGCGGCGGTGGGCGTCAGGGCAGCAGCCCGGCCCGGCGGGCCTCGACCACGGCCTGCAGCCGGGTGTGGGCGCCCAGCTTGCGCATGGCGGAGCGCAGGTACCCCTTGACCGTCTCCGGGCGCAGCCCCAGCCGCTCGGCGACCGCGGCGTTCGTCGCGCCGGAGGCCACGCAGGAGAGCACGTCCACCTCGCGCGGCGACAGGCTCACCGTGCTGTCCTCGCGGGATCCGCCCGAGGCCGCCGCGAGCCGGCCGCAGGCCGCCAGCATCTCCTGCCGCAGCAGCGGGTCGCCGACCCGCTGGGCCAGGGTGCGCAGCGCGCTGTGCGCCTCCCTGACCTCTTCCCACATCACCGGGTCGGCGGCCGTCGGCTGCCGGGCCACCGACAGCAGCCGCTCCGCCTCGTCCTGCACCACCAGCGCCTGCTCCAGCTCCCTGGCCGCCTCCAGCGCGGCGGACAGCGGCCGGTCGCCCAGTTGCAGCGGCTGCCGCAGTGCCCCGTACAGCACGCCGCGCACCCGCCGCCGCACCACCACCGGCACCGCCAGCACGGACTTCAGCCCCTCGGCCGCCACCGCCGCGTCGTACTCGTGGCTGATCACCACGGAGGCCTGGTAGTCGGTCACGGCGAAGGGCCGGGAGCGGGCCGCGGCCTTGCCGCCCAGCCCGTTGCCCGAGTGGATGTGCAGGCCGCGCAGCGCGGTGGTGGCGGTACCGGTCGTCTCGCCGATGCGGAAGCGGTTCGTGCCCGAGAGCAGGCCGCCGAAGGCCACGGGCAGGCCGCTGGCCCTGCGCAGCCGCTGGAGTGCCGCCCTGACCTCCGCGGATCCGCTCCGTTCCGCGTCGTTCTCCACCCGTCAACCTCCGCTTCCCCCCGTTCGGGGGTGGTGAGACCTGGGTCACTGATTACACGATGGCCGGAAGCCGTGGGGCAATGAGGAGGACACATGGCGGACACGCGCGGGACGAGCGCGACGGAGCGGTTCCGGGCAGCACGGGACTTCCTGCTGCGGCACCGGGAGGACTACGACGCGGCACGCGAGGGGTTCAGCTGGCCCCGCTTCGAGCGCTTCAACTGGGCGCTGGACTGGTTCGACGCCATCGCCCGTGACAACGAACGGCTCGCGCTGCACATCGTCGAGGAGGACGGCCGGGAGACCCGGCTGACCTTCGAGGAGATGCGCCGCCGGTCGAACCGGGCGGCGAACTGGCTTGCCTCGAAAGGGGTACGCGCCGGCGACCGCATCATCGTCATGCTCGGCAACCAGGCCGAGCTGTGGGAGACCGCGCTCGCCGCGATGAAGCTGCGCGCCGTCGTCATCCCCGCGACGCCGCTGCTCGGCCCCGCCGACCTCACCGACCGCGTCGAGCGCGGCCGGGCCCGCCATGTGATCGTGCGGTCCGCCGACACCGCCAAGTTCGACGGCGTACCCGGCGACTACACCCGCATCGCGGTGGGCGGCGCGGCGCCGGGCTGGCTGTCGTACGAGGAGGCGTACGACAGCCCCGACACCTTCGAGGCCACGGGGGAGACCGCGCCGGACGACCCGTTGATGCTGTACTTCACCTCCGGGACGACGGCCCGCCCCAAGCTGGTGGAGCACACCCACGTCTCGTACCCGGTCGGCCACCTGGCGACGATGTACTGGATCGGGCTCAAGCCCGGCGACGTGCACCTGAACATCTCCTCGCCGGGCTGGGCCAAGCACGCCTGGTCCAACCTCTTCGCGCCCTGGAACGCCGAGGCCACCGTCTTCCTCCACAACTACGCCCGGTTCGACGCGGCGCGGCTGATGGCGGAGATGGACCGGGCGCGCGTCACCAGCTTCTGCGCACCGCCCACCGTCTGGCGGATGCTCATCCAGGCCGACCTGTCCGCGCTGAAGACCGCGCCCCGCGAGGTCGTCGCGGCCGGCGAGCCGCTCAACCCGGAGATCATCGAGCAGGTACGGCAGAGCTGGGGCGTGACCATCCGCGACGGCTTCGGCCAGACCGAGACGGCCGTCCAGGTCGCCAACACCCCGGGCCAGCCGCTGAAGCCCGGCTCCATGGGCCGCCCCACGCCCGGCTACGACGTGGTGCTGCTGGACCCGGTGACCGGCGAGCCGGGCGACGAGGGCGAGATCGCGCTCGACCTGCGCGGCCGCCCGGTCGGCGTGCTGGCCGGCTACCACGGCGACCCGGAGCGCACCGCCGAGGCGATGGCCGGCGGCTACTACCGCACCGGCGACATCGGATCCCGGGACGGCGACGGCTACCTCACGTACATCGGCCGCGCCGACGACGTC includes these proteins:
- a CDS encoding SpoIIE family protein phosphatase; this translates as MSGPATGSETASVVLAGLTAGVYVQDGFGRISLVNARAEELLHRPAAELLGADPHELLHRRPDGTRLPRPNCRLLQAFLAGESVSLDGCQWFARGDGELICVGGLSVPYHVDGARDGAVVIFFERPPEEEHEPADAENVAALTDLADRLTMVAETTAVLTSTLDLDESLKRLVRLVVPRLADWAVVDLLEEQNSLRRVAVVHHVKGQHVRVDELAGPMPPVLETSRMPLSSVLRGAAPRIVSPDDYAGPPDSGVAVQQREMFQAIGMRSAVIAPLRGPGKVLGALTLVRTEQQKPFDAAELALVDDIARRAGLAVDNAQLYERQRRVAETMQRHLLPPLPHLEGLEMTVRYHPAPHASRVGGDWYDVFRLPGGATALVIGDVVGHDLQAAACMAQVRNMLRAFAWEHTEAPSVTVDRLDRAMVHISDVQLATMILAHVERDGDWRLRWTNAGHPPPLLVHDDGRVCFLEQDAADLVLGTELSPERTDFVQALPPRSTVVLYTDGLIEARGLPLSEGLEQLAGFAAALADHSLDEFCDQLISRALYAANEDDVALLALRVPGD
- a CDS encoding LuxR C-terminal-related transcriptional regulator, which produces MENDAERSGSAEVRAALQRLRRASGLPVAFGGLLSGTNRFRIGETTGTATTALRGLHIHSGNGLGGKAAARSRPFAVTDYQASVVISHEYDAAVAAEGLKSVLAVPVVVRRRVRGVLYGALRQPLQLGDRPLSAALEAARELEQALVVQDEAERLLSVARQPTAADPVMWEEVREAHSALRTLAQRVGDPLLRQEMLAACGRLAAASGGSREDSTVSLSPREVDVLSCVASGATNAAVAERLGLRPETVKGYLRSAMRKLGAHTRLQAVVEARRAGLLP
- a CDS encoding AMP-binding protein, producing the protein MADTRGTSATERFRAARDFLLRHREDYDAAREGFSWPRFERFNWALDWFDAIARDNERLALHIVEEDGRETRLTFEEMRRRSNRAANWLASKGVRAGDRIIVMLGNQAELWETALAAMKLRAVVIPATPLLGPADLTDRVERGRARHVIVRSADTAKFDGVPGDYTRIAVGGAAPGWLSYEEAYDSPDTFEATGETAPDDPLMLYFTSGTTARPKLVEHTHVSYPVGHLATMYWIGLKPGDVHLNISSPGWAKHAWSNLFAPWNAEATVFLHNYARFDAARLMAEMDRARVTSFCAPPTVWRMLIQADLSALKTAPREVVAAGEPLNPEIIEQVRQSWGVTIRDGFGQTETAVQVANTPGQPLKPGSMGRPTPGYDVVLLDPVTGEPGDEGEIALDLRGRPVGVLAGYHGDPERTAEAMAGGYYRTGDIGSRDGDGYLTYIGRADDVFKASDYKISPFELESALLEHEAVAEAAVVPAPDPLRLAVPKAYIVLAAGWEPGPETAEALFAHSREVLAPYKRVRVLEFAELPKTVSGKIRRIELRERTAHGDRGAEYREEDYR